In Elaeis guineensis isolate ETL-2024a chromosome 1, EG11, whole genome shotgun sequence, a genomic segment contains:
- the LOC105038105 gene encoding sugar transporter ERD6-like 16 → MAIMEDVESGLNTKQIEVKKPLIQHKKEPKCQESCNENQGCIGVVLFSTAVAVCGSFEFGTCVGYSAPTQSGIINDIGLTLSQYSVFGSILTIGAMIGAITSGRIADLIGRKGAMRTSALICMVGWLAIYFAKDALMLYFGRFSSGYGIGVLSYVVPVFIAEIAPKNLRGGLTTLNQLLICAGSAVAFIVGTFVTWRTLVLIGLIPCLVLLAGLFFIPESPRWLAKVGRQRDSEVALQRLRGKDANISQEAAEIQENIETLQILPKARFQDLFQSKYIRSVIVGVGLMVFQQLGGINGFGFYASNIFISAGFSSGRLGTILFGSIQIPITILGAFLMDRSGRKPLIMVSATGTLIGCFATGVSFYLKGQGMHAEWVPILALAGIIVYIGSFSIGMGAVPWVIMSEIFPINIKGIAGGLVTLVNWFGSWAVSYTFNFLMSWSSAGTFFIFSAASAATILFVARVVPETKGRTLEEIQSSLNPNK, encoded by the exons atgGCCATCATGGAAGATGTGGAGAGTGGGTTGAACACAAAGCAAATTGAGGTGAAAAAGCCTCTCATTCAGCATAAGAAGGAGCCCAAATGTCAAGAGTCCTGCAATGAGAACCAAGGGTGCATAGGGGTGGTCTTGTTTAGCACCGCCGTGGCGGTTTGTGGTTCCTTCGAGTTCGGAACATGT GTTGGCTATTCTGCACCAACTCAGTCAGGAATCATAAATGACATTGGCCTCACTCTATCTCAG TACTCAGTTTTTGGTTCAATATTAACAATTGGTGCAATGATTGGTGCGATTACAAGTGGACGTATTGCCGATCTTATTGGTCGTAAAGGA GCTATGAGAACATCAGCTCTTATCTGCATGGTCGGATGGCTTGCCATTTACTTTGCAAAA GATGCTCTCATGCTCTACTTCGGAAGATTTTCCTCCGGCTATGGAATTGGAGTTCTTTCTTATGTG GTTCCTGTGTTCATAGCTGAAATAGCACCGAAGAATCTACGAGGTGGCCTTACAACCCTGAACCAG CTATTGATCTGTGCTGGAAGTGCAGTTGCCTTCATCGTTGGTACATTTGTTACCTGGCGCACACTCGTGCTCATCG GACTGATTCCATGCCTTGTTCTACTTGCTGGTCTCTTTTTCATTCCAGAATCTCCAAGATGGCTG GCAAAGGTGGGACGCCAGAGAGATTCTGAAGTTGCATTGCAAAGGCTTCGTGGAAAGGATGCTAACATTTCCCAAGAGGCTGCAGAGATTCAA GAAAACATTGAAACTCTTCAAATCCTTCCCAAGGCTAGGTTTCAAGACCTATTTCAGAGTAAATATATTCGATCTGTCATT GTTGGTGTTGGCCTAATGGTGTTTCAACAACTTGGAGGGATCAATGGGTTCGGATTTTATGCGAGTAACATATTTATATCTGCAG GATTTTCTTCAGGAAGACTTGGAACCATTTTGTTTGGCTCTATTCAG ATACCCATCACAATTCTGGGTGCTTTTTTAATGGATAGGAGTGGCAGAAAACCTCTTATCATG GTCTCCGCAACAGGGACATTAATAGGCTGCTTTGCAACCGGGGTATCATTCTACTTGAAG GGACAAGGAATGCATGCGGAATGGGTTCCAATACTAGCTCTCGCTGGCATAATT GTTTATATTGGGTCATTCTCAATAGGAATGGGAGCTGTTCCTTGGGTTATTATGTCAGAG ATATTTCCCATCAATATTAAAGGAATTGCTGGAGGCTTAGTGACCCTGGTGAACTGGTTTGGTTCCTGGGCAGTTTCTTACACTTTCAACTTTCTTATGAGCTGGAGCTCTGCAG GTACCTTTTTCATCTTCTCTGCAGCCAGTGCAGCAACTATTCTTTTTGTGGCAAGGGTGGTACCAGAAAcaaaaggtcgaacattggaagAAATTCAGTCATCATTAAATCCAAACAAATGA